A region of SAR324 cluster bacterium DNA encodes the following proteins:
- a CDS encoding acyl-CoA carboxylase subunit beta, protein MSKKVDELMQMRQKAKLGGGADKIKKQHDNGRLTARERLDMLLDEGSFEEFDMFKTHRCTHFGMEKQEILGDGVVTGYGTINGRLVYVFSQDFTVLGGSLSETFSEKICKVMDMAVKNGAPVIGLNDSGGARIQEGIESLAGYSDIFLRNVMTSGVVPQLSGIFGPCAGGAVYSPALTDFTVMVRNNSYMFLTGPKVVKTVTHEDVDTETLGGADVHTSKSGVAHLAANSEEEAIDHLKRLFSYMPQNNMEPPPFLETDDPSDREIEYLNDLIPENPNAPYDMTEVIVNTVDDGDFFEIQPDYAPNLIIGFGRYGGQSVGIVANQPKYLAGVLDNNSSIKGARFVRFCDAFNIPLVTFVDVPGFLPGTAQEYGGIIRNGAKMLYAYAEATVPKVTVITRKAYGGAYCVMSSKHLRGDINYSWPTGEIAVMGATGAVEVLYARDMKTADDPAALKKEKEDEYTEKFVNPYVAAKRGYIDDIIRPDRTRFRIIKALMMLEHKHDTIPAKKHGNIPL, encoded by the coding sequence ATGTCAAAAAAAGTAGATGAATTAATGCAAATGCGACAGAAAGCCAAACTGGGAGGTGGGGCTGACAAGATTAAAAAACAACATGACAATGGACGTTTAACCGCCAGAGAGCGTTTGGATATGCTCCTGGATGAAGGAAGTTTTGAAGAATTTGATATGTTCAAAACCCACAGGTGCACTCATTTCGGCATGGAAAAACAGGAAATACTGGGCGATGGCGTTGTCACCGGTTATGGAACCATTAACGGACGTCTGGTTTATGTGTTCTCTCAGGATTTCACAGTGCTAGGTGGTTCCCTTTCCGAAACCTTCTCTGAAAAAATTTGTAAGGTCATGGACATGGCCGTCAAAAACGGCGCGCCTGTGATCGGTTTGAATGATTCCGGCGGTGCCCGTATTCAGGAAGGCATTGAAAGTCTGGCGGGTTATTCTGACATCTTTTTAAGAAATGTGATGACTTCAGGTGTGGTTCCTCAATTGTCAGGGATCTTCGGTCCTTGCGCCGGGGGAGCGGTTTATTCGCCTGCGCTGACTGACTTTACGGTGATGGTAAGAAATAACAGCTATATGTTTCTGACTGGCCCGAAAGTGGTTAAAACAGTGACCCATGAAGATGTGGATACAGAAACCCTGGGTGGTGCCGATGTTCATACCTCCAAAAGCGGTGTCGCGCATCTTGCCGCAAATAGTGAAGAAGAAGCGATTGATCATCTCAAACGGCTGTTCTCCTATATGCCGCAAAACAACATGGAACCACCGCCATTTCTGGAAACAGATGATCCCTCAGATCGTGAAATTGAATATTTGAATGATTTGATTCCTGAAAATCCCAACGCCCCTTATGACATGACGGAAGTGATCGTGAATACTGTGGATGATGGTGATTTTTTTGAAATCCAGCCTGATTATGCGCCCAACCTGATTATCGGCTTTGGCCGCTACGGCGGACAGTCCGTGGGAATTGTGGCCAACCAGCCCAAATATTTGGCAGGTGTCCTGGACAATAATTCTTCCATCAAAGGCGCTCGATTTGTACGTTTTTGTGACGCGTTCAACATCCCGTTAGTGACGTTTGTGGATGTTCCCGGATTTTTACCCGGAACAGCTCAGGAATATGGCGGAATCATCAGAAACGGTGCCAAAATGCTGTATGCCTATGCCGAAGCGACAGTTCCCAAAGTCACCGTCATTACCCGTAAAGCCTACGGAGGCGCCTATTGTGTCATGAGTTCCAAACACCTTCGCGGAGATATCAACTATTCGTGGCCTACAGGAGAAATCGCGGTGATGGGCGCAACAGGAGCCGTCGAAGTTTTATATGCCCGTGACATGAAGACCGCGGATGATCCCGCCGCTCTCAAAAAAGAGAAGGAAGATGAGTACACTGAAAAGTTTGTCAATCCTTACGTCGCCGCAAAAAGAGGCTACATCGATGATATTATCAGGCCTGACAGGACTCGATTCCGGATCATCAAGGCCCTGATGATGCTCGAACATAAGCACGATACTATTCCCGCGAAGAAACACGGAAATATTCCTTTGTAA
- a CDS encoding biotin/lipoyl-binding protein, whose translation MRKYEFSINDKPYTVTVKDFSTEAAEVEINNKSYSVKIRDVITERGTAAPKPHRSLTRNTAPVAPATAPGGGGGQGSVTAPIPGAIIAIMVKSGDEVKMGQPLFKMEAMKMENEINSRVNGIVQTVQISVGDTVSQGQELITIAVTEDRRRG comes from the coding sequence ATGCGTAAATATGAATTTTCGATCAATGACAAACCCTATACTGTCACCGTCAAAGATTTTTCCACGGAAGCCGCTGAAGTGGAAATTAATAACAAATCCTATTCCGTTAAAATCAGGGATGTCATCACAGAGCGGGGTACCGCGGCACCAAAGCCCCACCGTAGTTTGACAAGAAATACGGCTCCAGTGGCTCCTGCTACCGCTCCCGGTGGAGGTGGTGGGCAGGGAAGTGTGACGGCCCCCATTCCAGGCGCGATCATAGCGATTATGGTCAAATCTGGCGATGAAGTGAAAATGGGACAGCCATTGTTCAAAATGGAGGCAATGAAGATGGAAAATGAAATCAACTCCCGGGTCAATGGAATTGTTCAAACCGTTCAGATTTCTGTCGGGGATACCGTCAGTCAGGGGCAGGAATTGATAACAATCGCGGTTACAGAAGATCGCCGTAGAGGCTAG
- a CDS encoding OadG family protein codes for MDAFSFQNVIDGNGIGITIIGMAVVFAGLAFISLFISQLANMLDLMDKITKKKVSSSTSQHKTEEGNTGIAGDEDEIMSLLGLVIHMELEAISGADIQKITISNDQRSLWGSAGKMRSLPRRRQDA; via the coding sequence ATGGATGCTTTCAGTTTTCAAAATGTCATTGACGGAAACGGAATTGGAATTACCATTATTGGAATGGCTGTTGTGTTTGCGGGACTGGCGTTTATCAGTCTGTTCATCTCCCAGTTAGCCAACATGCTTGACTTGATGGATAAAATTACCAAAAAAAAGGTTTCTTCTTCAACCTCACAACATAAAACGGAAGAAGGGAACACCGGAATCGCCGGTGATGAAGACGAAATCATGAGCCTGCTCGGACTGGTGATTCATATGGAATTAGAAGCCATTTCCGGAGCGGACATTCAAAAAATTACAATTTCTAATGATCAGCGTTCTTTGTGGGGTTCCGCAGGAAAAATGCGCTCATTACCACGTAGGAGACAAGATGCGTAA
- a CDS encoding antibiotic biosynthesis monooxygenase: MAVKIIILRRVNKEQEEAMRPLLLKMRSMAMTQPGYISGETLINFDDPEEHLVISTWKTLDDWNKWLESPARGDLQHKVDEALGRETLYQIYYNG; encoded by the coding sequence ATGGCTGTGAAAATTATTATTTTACGTCGAGTGAATAAAGAACAGGAAGAAGCCATGCGCCCACTTCTTTTAAAGATGCGCTCCATGGCGATGACCCAACCGGGATATATCTCCGGTGAAACATTGATCAATTTTGATGATCCTGAAGAACACCTTGTGATCAGTACCTGGAAAACACTCGATGACTGGAACAAGTGGCTGGAAAGTCCTGCCAGAGGCGATTTACAGCATAAAGTTGATGAAGCTCTGGGGAGAGAAACCCTGTATCAAATCTATTATAATGGCTGA